Proteins encoded within one genomic window of Variovorax sp. OAS795:
- the mfd gene encoding transcription-repair coupling factor: MDLPHLTAGKRFTLPRPPLSADALLLAQLGMREKAAGRATAVFTADANDAQRLIDEMAFFAPDLRCALFPDWETLPYDSFSPHQDLISERLATLWRISQKEADVVLVPATTALYRLAPPAFLAGYTFHFKAKQKLQESKLKAQLTLAGYSHVTQVVSPGEYAVRGGLIDLFPMGSLVPFRVDLFDDEIDSIRTFDPDTQRSLYPVPEVRLLPGREFPMDDDARARFRSRWRELLEGDPTKSRIYKDMGNGVATAGIEYYLPLFFDETATVFDYFGPDATVVLHGDLEPAFQHFWQDTNERFRLVRGDPERPALPPEALFLNAEQFYQRAKPHAQLAIRGDIATDTPYAEFDRLPPFAVVRGAEDPLVGLKAHIKATPHRVLLIAESEGRRESLLDFLRASGVSPPAFDSLAEFEASADEKIGIATAALASGFAWREQGIDLVTETELFATAPTTRRRNKKQEQVSDVEALIKDLSELNVGDPVVHTAHGIGRYRGLVHMDLGQGVDAEGKPLLQEMLHLEYADKATLYVPVSQLHQISRYTGVSADEAPLHKLGSGQWEKAKRKAAEQVRDSAAELLNIYARRAAREGYAFRYSAADYEVFANDFGFQETADQKAAIHAVVQDMISPQPMDRLVCGDVGFGKTEVALRAAFIAITGGKQVAFLAPTTLLAEQHYQTLVDRFAKWPVKVAEMSRFRSAKEITAAAKGLAEGSVDIVVGTHKLLSPSIKFKNLGLLIIDEEHRFGVRHKEAMKAMRAEVDVLTLTATPIPRTLGMALEGLRDLSVIATAPQRRLAIKTFVRNEGTGVIREAVLRELKRGGQVYFLHNEVETIENRRQKLEEILPEARIAVAHGQMPERELERVMRDFVAQRYNLLLCSTIIETGIDVPTANTIVMSRADKFGLAQLHQLRGRVGRSHHQAYAYLMVPDTEGLTKQAAQRLDAIQQMEELGSGFYLAMHDLEIRGTGEVLGENQSGNMMEIGFQLYNEMLGEAVRALKAGQEPDLLAPLSVTTEINLHAPALLPDDYCGDVHLRLSFYKKLATAKTPDQIDTLLEEIVDRFGKLPPQAQTLIDTHRLRVLARPYGVVKVDAAPGVIHITFKKDPPVDSMAIIHLIQKNKHIKLAGNEKLRIERELKEPKERAQMVRDVLRSLGQPIVKETAPA; the protein is encoded by the coding sequence TTCACGCTGCCGCGTCCTCCTTTGTCGGCCGACGCCCTCCTGCTGGCGCAACTGGGCATGCGCGAAAAGGCCGCGGGCCGCGCCACTGCGGTGTTCACGGCGGACGCCAACGACGCCCAGCGCCTGATCGACGAGATGGCGTTCTTCGCGCCCGACCTGCGCTGCGCCCTGTTTCCTGACTGGGAGACGCTGCCCTACGACAGCTTTTCGCCGCACCAGGACCTGATCAGCGAACGGCTCGCCACGCTCTGGCGCATCAGCCAGAAAGAGGCCGACGTGGTGCTGGTGCCTGCCACCACGGCGCTCTACCGCCTGGCGCCGCCCGCCTTCCTGGCCGGCTACACCTTCCACTTCAAGGCCAAGCAGAAGCTGCAGGAATCCAAGCTCAAGGCCCAGCTCACGCTGGCCGGCTACAGCCATGTGACGCAGGTGGTGAGCCCCGGCGAATACGCGGTGCGCGGTGGCCTGATCGACCTGTTTCCCATGGGCTCGCTGGTGCCGTTCCGGGTCGACCTGTTCGACGACGAGATCGACTCCATCCGCACCTTCGATCCCGACACGCAGCGCAGCCTCTACCCCGTGCCCGAGGTGCGGCTGCTGCCGGGCCGCGAGTTCCCGATGGACGACGATGCCCGCGCGCGTTTTCGCAGCCGCTGGCGCGAACTGCTCGAAGGCGACCCGACCAAGAGCCGCATCTACAAGGACATGGGCAACGGCGTGGCCACTGCCGGCATCGAGTACTACCTGCCGCTGTTCTTCGACGAGACGGCCACGGTGTTCGACTACTTCGGGCCGGACGCCACCGTGGTGCTGCACGGAGATCTCGAACCCGCGTTCCAGCATTTCTGGCAGGACACCAACGAACGCTTTCGGCTGGTGCGCGGCGACCCGGAGCGGCCGGCGCTCCCGCCGGAGGCGCTGTTCCTCAATGCCGAGCAGTTCTACCAGCGCGCCAAGCCGCATGCGCAGCTCGCCATCCGCGGCGACATCGCCACCGACACCCCGTATGCCGAATTCGACCGGCTGCCGCCGTTCGCGGTGGTGCGCGGCGCCGAGGATCCGCTGGTCGGCCTCAAGGCCCACATCAAGGCCACGCCGCACCGCGTGCTGCTGATCGCCGAGAGCGAAGGCCGCCGCGAAAGCCTGCTCGACTTCCTGCGCGCCAGCGGCGTCAGCCCGCCGGCGTTCGACTCGCTGGCCGAGTTCGAAGCGTCGGCCGACGAAAAGATCGGCATCGCCACCGCCGCGCTGGCCTCGGGCTTCGCATGGCGCGAACAGGGCATCGACCTGGTCACCGAGACCGAGCTCTTCGCCACCGCGCCCACCACCCGGCGCCGCAACAAGAAGCAGGAACAGGTCAGCGACGTCGAGGCGCTGATCAAGGACCTGTCCGAACTCAACGTCGGCGACCCGGTGGTCCACACCGCCCACGGCATCGGGCGCTACCGCGGCCTGGTCCACATGGACCTGGGCCAGGGCGTCGATGCCGAAGGCAAGCCGCTGCTGCAGGAGATGCTGCACCTGGAGTACGCCGACAAGGCCACGCTCTACGTGCCCGTCTCGCAGCTGCACCAGATCAGCCGCTACACCGGCGTCAGCGCCGACGAGGCACCGCTGCACAAGCTGGGCTCCGGCCAGTGGGAAAAGGCCAAGCGCAAGGCCGCCGAGCAGGTGCGCGACTCGGCCGCCGAACTGCTCAACATCTACGCCCGCCGCGCCGCGCGCGAGGGCTATGCCTTCCGCTATTCGGCCGCAGACTACGAGGTGTTCGCCAACGACTTCGGATTCCAGGAAACCGCCGACCAGAAGGCCGCGATCCACGCCGTGGTGCAGGACATGATCTCGCCCCAGCCCATGGACCGCCTCGTCTGTGGCGACGTGGGTTTCGGCAAGACCGAGGTCGCGCTGCGCGCCGCCTTCATCGCGATCACCGGCGGCAAGCAGGTGGCGTTCCTCGCACCCACCACGCTTCTGGCCGAGCAGCACTACCAGACGCTGGTCGACCGCTTCGCCAAGTGGCCCGTCAAGGTGGCCGAGATGAGCCGCTTCCGCTCGGCCAAGGAAATCACCGCGGCCGCCAAGGGCCTGGCCGAAGGCTCGGTCGACATCGTGGTCGGCACGCACAAGCTGCTGTCGCCGTCGATCAAGTTCAAGAACCTGGGCCTGCTGATCATCGACGAGGAGCACCGCTTCGGCGTGCGCCACAAGGAGGCGATGAAGGCGATGCGCGCCGAGGTCGACGTGCTCACGCTCACCGCCACGCCCATTCCGCGCACGCTGGGCATGGCACTCGAGGGCCTGCGCGACCTGAGCGTGATCGCCACCGCCCCGCAGCGGCGCCTGGCGATCAAGACTTTCGTGCGCAACGAGGGCACGGGCGTGATCCGCGAAGCCGTGCTGCGCGAACTCAAGCGCGGTGGACAGGTCTACTTTTTGCACAACGAGGTCGAGACCATCGAGAACCGGCGCCAGAAGCTCGAGGAGATTCTTCCCGAGGCCCGCATTGCGGTGGCCCACGGCCAAATGCCGGAGCGCGAGCTGGAACGCGTGATGCGCGACTTCGTGGCGCAGCGCTACAACCTCTTGCTGTGCTCGACCATCATCGAGACCGGCATCGACGTGCCGACCGCCAACACCATCGTGATGAGCCGCGCCGACAAGTTCGGCCTGGCGCAGCTGCACCAGCTGCGCGGCCGCGTCGGGCGCTCGCACCACCAGGCCTATGCCTACCTCATGGTGCCGGACACCGAGGGCCTGACCAAGCAGGCGGCCCAGCGGCTCGACGCCATCCAGCAGATGGAAGAACTGGGCTCGGGCTTCTACCTTGCGATGCACGACCTGGAGATTCGCGGCACCGGCGAAGTGCTGGGCGAGAACCAGAGCGGCAACATGATGGAGATCGGCTTCCAGCTCTACAACGAGATGCTGGGCGAAGCCGTGCGCGCGCTCAAGGCCGGGCAGGAGCCCGACCTGCTCGCGCCGCTCTCGGTCACGACCGAGATCAACCTGCATGCGCCCGCGCTGCTGCCCGACGACTACTGCGGCGACGTGCACCTGCGCCTGTCGTTCTACAAGAAGCTCGCGACCGCGAAGACGCCCGACCAGATCGACACGCTGCTGGAAGAAATCGTCGACCGCTTCGGCAAGCTGCCGCCGCAGGCGCAGACGCTCATCGACACGCACCGCCTGCGCGTGCTGGCACGGCCCTATGGCGTGGTCAAGGTCGATGCGGCGCCCGGCGTGATCCACATCACCTTCAAGAAAGACCCGCCGGTCGATTCGATGGCCATCATCCACCTGATCCAGAAGAACAAGCACATCAAGCTCGCAGGCAACGAGAAGCTGCGCATCGAACGCGAACTCAAGGAGCCGAAGGAGCGCGCGCAGATGGTGCGCGACGTGCTGCGCAGCCTCGGACAACCCATCGTCAAGGAAACCGCCCCCGCATGA
- the serB gene encoding phosphoserine phosphatase SerB, translating to MSATEISPGLVIQRVKPPLKLADFQLIAFDMDSTLINIECIDEIADAVGKKAEVAAITEATMRGEIKDFKESLRRRVALLKGVPVEALQQVYDQRLELNPGAAELVAACKAAGLKVLLVSGGFTFFANRVKDRLGIDFARSNLLDEADGRLTGQVVQQSWGDICDGAEKRRTLLEVASLMGISPQETIAVGDGANDLPMMGEAGLSVAYHAKPKVREQAMVAINEGGLDRLLEILK from the coding sequence ATGAGCGCGACAGAAATCTCTCCCGGCCTCGTCATCCAGCGCGTGAAGCCGCCGCTGAAGCTCGCCGACTTCCAGCTGATCGCGTTCGACATGGACTCGACCTTGATCAACATCGAGTGCATCGACGAGATCGCCGATGCTGTCGGCAAGAAGGCCGAAGTGGCGGCCATCACCGAGGCCACGATGCGCGGCGAGATCAAGGACTTCAAAGAAAGCCTGCGCCGCCGCGTGGCGCTGCTCAAGGGCGTGCCGGTCGAGGCGCTGCAGCAGGTGTACGACCAGCGCCTGGAGCTCAATCCGGGCGCGGCCGAGCTTGTGGCGGCGTGCAAGGCGGCCGGCCTCAAGGTGCTGCTGGTCTCGGGCGGATTCACCTTCTTTGCCAACCGCGTGAAAGACCGACTGGGCATCGACTTCGCGCGGTCCAACCTGCTCGACGAGGCCGACGGCCGCCTCACCGGCCAGGTGGTGCAGCAAAGCTGGGGCGACATCTGCGACGGTGCCGAGAAGCGCCGCACGCTGCTCGAGGTGGCCTCGCTGATGGGCATTTCACCGCAAGAAACCATTGCAGTGGGCGACGGTGCCAACGACCTGCCGATGATGGGCGAAGCCGGCCTTTCGGTGGCCTATCACGCCAAGCCCAAGGTGCGCGAACAGGCCATGGTGGCCATCAACGAGGGCGGCCTGGACCGCCTGCTGGAGATCCTGAAATGA
- a CDS encoding Ldh family oxidoreductase, whose product MTDNTAPLYSADALRDYGSALLQKAGLAASMADSVARTLVEGDLLGHDTHGLALLAGYVKEIESGGMARDGAPEVLSDRPAAVLWDGKRLPGPWLMDQGLDLLLPRARELGTASLVIRRSHHIACLAVYMLRALQEDMLMLLACSDPNTASVAPFGGTQAVFTPNPLAMGFPLSQGGVMVDISASITTNGMSNRKRAAGETFAEEWLIDAAGKPSNNPQVLFDQPPGTLLPVGGLSHGHKGYGMALLVETLTAGLAGHGRADPAEGWGATVHVTLHDLHAFGGKEAFLRQMDHVAAQCRNNRPIDPAKPVRLPGEGGLKRREAQSKNGVRLHPSIARALQGAEQRYGLQLAQALL is encoded by the coding sequence ATGACCGACAACACCGCCCCGCTCTACAGTGCCGACGCACTCCGCGACTACGGCAGCGCCTTGCTGCAGAAGGCCGGCCTCGCCGCATCGATGGCCGACAGCGTGGCCCGCACGCTGGTCGAAGGCGACCTGCTGGGCCACGACACGCACGGGCTGGCGCTCCTGGCCGGCTACGTGAAGGAAATCGAATCGGGCGGCATGGCGCGCGACGGCGCCCCCGAGGTGCTGTCCGACCGCCCCGCCGCCGTGCTGTGGGACGGCAAGCGCCTGCCCGGACCCTGGCTCATGGACCAGGGCCTGGACCTGCTGCTGCCGCGCGCGCGCGAGCTCGGCACCGCCTCGCTCGTGATCCGCCGCAGCCACCACATCGCCTGCCTCGCGGTCTACATGCTGCGTGCGCTGCAGGAAGACATGCTGATGCTGCTGGCCTGCTCCGACCCCAACACCGCGAGCGTCGCGCCCTTCGGCGGCACCCAGGCGGTGTTCACGCCCAATCCGCTGGCCATGGGCTTTCCGCTCTCGCAGGGCGGCGTGATGGTCGACATCTCGGCCTCCATCACCACCAACGGCATGAGCAACCGCAAGCGCGCGGCCGGCGAGACCTTTGCCGAGGAATGGCTGATCGACGCCGCCGGCAAGCCGTCGAACAATCCGCAGGTGCTGTTCGACCAGCCGCCCGGCACGCTGCTGCCGGTCGGCGGCCTGAGCCATGGGCACAAGGGCTACGGCATGGCGCTGCTGGTCGAGACGCTGACGGCCGGCCTCGCGGGCCACGGCCGGGCCGATCCGGCCGAAGGCTGGGGCGCGACGGTGCACGTCACGCTGCACGATTTGCACGCCTTCGGCGGCAAGGAGGCCTTCCTGCGCCAGATGGACCATGTGGCGGCGCAATGCCGCAACAACCGGCCGATCGATCCCGCGAAGCCGGTGCGCCTGCCGGGTGAAGGCGGCCTGAAGCGCCGCGAAGCGCAATCGAAGAACGGGGTTCGGCTGCACCCGTCGATTGCGCGTGCGCTGCAGGGTGCGGAGCAGCGCTACGGGCTGCAACTCGCGCAGGCATTGCTGTAG
- a CDS encoding DUF6172 family protein, with amino-acid sequence MRKTFQLQVEGKHPDRLLEAIKHEIRKYIKRERRRVLPEGSDFWDFDCKFGTSAETAETVHLSAITGLIDGVVKDAGKQFYVEILAKPGKRTPRPAGQRSQEEPSEED; translated from the coding sequence ATGAGAAAAACCTTTCAGCTTCAGGTCGAGGGCAAGCACCCCGACCGCCTCCTCGAAGCCATCAAGCACGAGATCCGCAAGTACATCAAGCGCGAGCGCCGCCGCGTCCTGCCCGAAGGCAGCGATTTCTGGGACTTCGATTGCAAGTTCGGCACCTCGGCGGAAACCGCCGAAACCGTGCACCTGTCGGCCATCACCGGTCTGATCGACGGCGTCGTCAAGGACGCCGGCAAGCAGTTCTACGTCGAAATCCTGGCCAAGCCCGGCAAGCGCACACCGCGTCCGGCCGGGCAGCGGTCGCAAGAAGAGCCGTCCGAAGAGGACTGA
- a CDS encoding PLP-dependent aminotransferase family protein has product MQFASRLDNVETSAIRELFKLLGKPGIISFAGGFPDSAMFDVEGLKEASQKALTDEPGGALQYGATEGYEPLRAQLSAFMKTKGVDVEPGGLIVTTGSQQALDLLGKTMISPGDKVIVEGPTFLATIQCFRLYGAELISAPIDANGVKTDELEKLIAEHKPKFVYLIPTFGNPSGAMLTLERRKKVLELAVKYQTLIVEDDPYGDLYFGEAPPPSIMALSKDVPGSRELLAHCGSLSKVLSPGLRIGWMIAPAELLAKATMCKQFSDAHTSTFAQATAAQYLKSGRMPGTLAHVREVYGQRAQAMGAALKRELGDAVSFTQPQGGLFFWARLTGANGKLADAGELAKRAIEQLVAFVPGAPFYAEKPDLSTLRLSFATADVAKIEEGVKRLGQAL; this is encoded by the coding sequence ATGCAATTCGCTTCCCGCCTCGACAACGTCGAAACCTCCGCCATCCGCGAACTCTTCAAGCTCCTGGGCAAGCCCGGCATCATCAGCTTTGCGGGCGGGTTTCCCGACAGCGCCATGTTCGATGTCGAGGGCCTGAAGGAGGCGAGCCAGAAGGCACTGACCGACGAACCCGGCGGCGCGCTGCAGTACGGCGCCACCGAAGGCTACGAACCGCTGCGCGCGCAGCTTTCCGCCTTCATGAAGACCAAGGGCGTCGACGTGGAGCCCGGCGGCCTCATCGTCACCACCGGCAGCCAGCAGGCGCTCGACCTTTTGGGCAAGACCATGATCTCGCCCGGCGACAAGGTGATCGTCGAGGGCCCGACCTTCCTGGCCACCATCCAGTGCTTTCGCCTGTACGGCGCAGAGCTCATCAGCGCGCCCATCGACGCCAACGGCGTGAAGACCGACGAGCTCGAAAAGCTCATTGCCGAGCACAAGCCCAAGTTCGTCTACCTGATCCCGACCTTCGGCAACCCGAGCGGCGCCATGCTGACGCTGGAGCGCCGCAAGAAGGTGCTCGAACTCGCGGTCAAGTACCAGACGCTGATCGTCGAGGACGACCCCTACGGCGACCTCTACTTCGGCGAGGCACCGCCGCCATCGATCATGGCGTTGAGCAAGGACGTGCCGGGCAGCCGCGAGCTGCTCGCCCATTGCGGCAGCCTGAGCAAGGTGCTGAGCCCGGGCCTGCGCATCGGCTGGATGATCGCGCCCGCCGAACTGCTGGCCAAGGCCACCATGTGCAAGCAGTTCAGCGACGCGCACACCAGCACCTTCGCCCAGGCCACCGCCGCGCAGTACCTCAAGAGCGGCCGCATGCCGGGCACGCTGGCGCACGTGCGCGAGGTCTACGGCCAGCGCGCGCAGGCGATGGGCGCGGCACTGAAGCGAGAGCTGGGCGACGCCGTGAGCTTCACGCAGCCGCAGGGCGGCCTGTTCTTCTGGGCCCGCCTCACGGGTGCCAACGGCAAGTTGGCCGACGCGGGCGAACTGGCCAAGCGTGCCATCGAGCAACTCGTGGCCTTCGTGCCCGGCGCGCCGTTCTATGCCGAGAAGCCCGACCTGTCGACGTTGCGGCTGAGCTTTGCGACGGCGGACGTGGCGAAGATCGAAGAGGGCGTGAAGCGCCTCGGCCAAGCGCTGTAG
- the nth gene encoding endonuclease III — translation MKKDNIPLFFATLQAANPTPETELEYATPFELLAAVLLSAQATDVGVNKATRKLFPVANTPQAILRLGVEGLEEYIKTIGLYRSKARHLIETCRILVEQHGGEVPRTRAELEALPGVGRKTANVVLNVAFGEATIAVDTHIFRVGNRTGLAPGKTPLEVELKLEKRVPFEFRLHAHHWLILHGRYICVARTPKCWECAVAPYCDYKPKTPRPKSA, via the coding sequence ATGAAAAAAGACAACATTCCCCTCTTCTTCGCCACGCTGCAGGCGGCCAACCCCACCCCGGAAACCGAGCTCGAATACGCCACGCCCTTCGAACTGCTGGCCGCCGTGCTGCTCTCGGCCCAGGCGACCGACGTGGGCGTGAACAAGGCGACCCGCAAGCTCTTTCCGGTGGCGAACACGCCGCAGGCCATCCTCCGGCTGGGCGTGGAAGGCCTGGAGGAATACATCAAGACCATCGGGCTCTACCGCAGCAAGGCCAGGCACCTGATCGAAACCTGCCGCATCCTGGTGGAGCAGCACGGCGGCGAGGTGCCGCGCACGCGCGCCGAGCTCGAGGCGCTGCCGGGGGTCGGCCGCAAGACCGCCAACGTGGTGCTCAACGTGGCATTCGGCGAGGCGACCATCGCGGTCGACACGCACATTTTCCGCGTCGGCAACCGCACCGGGCTGGCGCCGGGCAAGACGCCGCTCGAAGTGGAACTGAAGCTCGAGAAGCGCGTGCCCTTCGAGTTTCGGCTGCATGCGCACCACTGGCTCATCCTGCACGGGCGCTACATCTGCGTGGCGCGCACGCCCAAGTGCTGGGAATGCGCGGTAGCGCCCTACTGCGACTACAAGCCGAAGACGCCGCGGCCCAAGTCGGCCTGA
- a CDS encoding SDR family NAD(P)-dependent oxidoreductase: protein MQAEDSNLPLKGRVAVVTGASRGAGRGIAVELGAAGATVYVTGRSTRAQPAESYGQLLALSQLEALPGSVDETAEETTLLGGQGIAVRCDHTQEDDVKRLVAQVQREQGRLDLLVNNAWGGHETFTGVFEAPFWEHPLSYWDSMFDRGVRNHLLASRCAAPMMVAQKGGLIVTTTFWDRGNYLRGNLFYDLAKSAMTRLAFGIAEELRPHGVASLAVSPGWMRTEFVLAGHKTDEAHWHERPALARTESPRYLGRAVAALAGDAKVMAKSGGVHRVADLARAYGFTDIDGRQVEAFEL, encoded by the coding sequence ATGCAAGCCGAAGACAGCAACCTTCCATTGAAAGGCCGCGTGGCCGTGGTCACCGGCGCGAGCCGGGGCGCCGGCCGCGGCATCGCGGTGGAGCTGGGCGCCGCAGGCGCCACCGTGTACGTGACGGGCCGCAGCACACGCGCGCAGCCGGCCGAAAGCTACGGCCAATTGCTCGCTCTCTCGCAGCTCGAAGCCCTGCCGGGCAGCGTCGACGAAACGGCCGAGGAGACCACCCTACTGGGCGGGCAGGGCATCGCGGTGCGCTGCGACCACACCCAGGAAGACGACGTGAAGCGGCTCGTTGCACAGGTGCAGCGCGAGCAAGGCCGTCTGGATCTGCTCGTCAACAACGCCTGGGGCGGCCACGAGACATTCACGGGCGTGTTCGAGGCACCGTTCTGGGAGCATCCGCTGTCCTACTGGGATTCGATGTTCGACCGCGGCGTGCGCAACCACCTGCTGGCCAGCCGGTGCGCAGCGCCGATGATGGTGGCGCAGAAGGGCGGCCTGATCGTGACCACCACCTTCTGGGACCGCGGCAACTACCTGCGTGGAAACCTGTTCTACGACCTTGCCAAGTCGGCCATGACGCGGCTGGCCTTCGGCATCGCCGAGGAGCTGCGCCCGCATGGCGTCGCGTCGCTGGCCGTCTCGCCGGGCTGGATGCGAACCGAGTTCGTGCTGGCGGGCCACAAGACCGACGAGGCGCACTGGCACGAGCGGCCGGCGCTCGCGCGGACCGAGTCGCCGCGCTATCTCGGCCGCGCGGTCGCCGCGCTGGCCGGGGACGCAAAGGTCATGGCGAAGTCCGGCGGCGTGCACCGCGTGGCCGACCTGGCGCGCGCGTACGGCTTTACGGACATCGACGGCCGACAGGTCGAGGCTTTCGAGCTCTAG
- a CDS encoding histidine phosphatase family protein — MKLWLVRHAQTDAAPGLCYGATDVCAPAEATLAVAEAVVPRLPAGVALAHSPLRRCAELAQAIGMLRPDLALRAEPRLAEMDFGAWEGRPWSAIARAEFDAWTGNFAEGIPGGHGESTARFMQRTGAAFDEWRAAGQDAVWVTHAGVMRAVQLLRRGVRRVDDVAQWPSEPIDYGACQLIEYG; from the coding sequence ATGAAGCTGTGGCTGGTGCGCCACGCGCAGACCGATGCGGCGCCGGGTCTTTGCTACGGCGCGACCGATGTGTGCGCGCCGGCCGAGGCCACGCTCGCGGTGGCAGAGGCGGTGGTGCCCCGGCTGCCGGCGGGCGTTGCGCTGGCGCATTCGCCCTTGCGGCGCTGCGCCGAACTGGCACAGGCGATTGGCATGCTGCGCCCGGACCTTGCCCTGCGCGCCGAGCCACGCCTGGCTGAGATGGACTTCGGCGCCTGGGAAGGACGGCCCTGGTCGGCGATCGCACGCGCGGAGTTCGATGCCTGGACCGGCAATTTCGCCGAAGGCATCCCCGGCGGGCATGGCGAAAGCACGGCGCGCTTCATGCAACGCACAGGCGCCGCTTTCGACGAGTGGCGCGCGGCGGGGCAGGACGCGGTGTGGGTCACGCATGCGGGCGTGATGCGCGCGGTGCAACTGCTGCGCCGCGGTGTGCGGCGCGTCGACGACGTCGCGCAGTGGCCATCCGAGCCCATTGACTACGGGGCGTGCCAGCTGATCGAATACGGCTGA
- a CDS encoding adenosylcobinamide-GDP ribazoletransferase: MNGVRHYLLALQFFTRMPVTGRLAEWVGFSPQMLRASAAHFPGVGWLVGGVGAAVFVLALHGLPGTAGALAAALLSMAATVLLTGAFHEDGLADVADGLGGASDRNRALEIMKDSRIGAFGAIALVLALGLKTVLLASMAGQGAAALACGIAGAHVLSRLAPLFLIRWLPYVGDSGASKAKPLADAIGSGALLVGVLWSLPAVALVLLTQGPARTIAVVLACALAALAMARMFRRRLQGFTGDGLGATQQVCELAIYLALAWQA, encoded by the coding sequence ATGAACGGCGTTCGCCACTACCTGCTGGCCCTGCAGTTCTTCACGCGCATGCCGGTGACCGGCCGGCTCGCCGAATGGGTCGGATTCAGTCCGCAGATGTTGCGCGCGAGCGCGGCGCATTTTCCCGGTGTCGGCTGGCTGGTGGGTGGCGTTGGCGCGGCGGTCTTCGTGCTCGCGTTGCATGGCCTGCCCGGCACGGCCGGGGCGCTGGCCGCGGCGCTGCTGAGCATGGCCGCGACGGTACTGCTCACGGGCGCCTTTCATGAAGACGGGTTGGCCGACGTGGCCGACGGCTTGGGCGGCGCGTCGGACCGGAACCGCGCGCTGGAGATCATGAAGGACTCGCGCATCGGTGCCTTCGGCGCCATCGCGCTGGTGCTGGCGCTCGGACTCAAGACCGTGCTGCTCGCGTCGATGGCGGGGCAGGGCGCGGCGGCGCTGGCGTGCGGAATCGCCGGTGCGCATGTGCTTTCGCGCCTGGCGCCGCTGTTCCTGATCCGCTGGCTGCCCTACGTGGGCGACAGCGGCGCCAGCAAGGCCAAGCCGCTGGCCGATGCGATCGGCAGCGGTGCCTTGCTGGTGGGCGTGCTCTGGTCGCTTCCCGCTGTCGCGCTGGTGCTGCTGACGCAGGGCCCCGCACGGACGATCGCCGTCGTGCTGGCTTGCGCGCTGGCGGCACTGGCCATGGCGCGCATGTTCCGGCGCCGGCTGCAGGGCTTCACCGGCGACGGGCTCGGCGCGACGCAGCAGGTCTGCGAGCTCGCGATCTACCTGGCACTCGCGTGGCAGGCATGA
- the cobT gene encoding nicotinate-nucleotide--dimethylbenzimidazole phosphoribosyltransferase: protein MTDHDDTIPSIADIRDDALAARLQSAIDNKTKPLGALGRLESLALRIGVVLGSETPVLEAPQMLVCAGDHGLAARGVSAFPSDVTWQMVENFLAGGAAVSVLARQHGLALTVVDCGVRRDFQARPGLVSRRIAAGTADASAGPAMTAAQCAEAIANGREVVRALPGNAVLLGEMGIGNSSAAAMLLARLAGLDIDACTGAGTGLDAEGLARKRTVLRDVLALHASAVSPLDALAAFGGFEIATLVGAVLQAAQERRVIVVDGFIASAAVLVAQALQPHVAQRCVAAHSSAEPGHALLLKHLGLEPLLNLDLRLGEGSGGALAWPLLESACRILREMASFEAAGVSRKDS, encoded by the coding sequence ATGACCGACCACGACGACACCATTCCTTCCATCGCCGACATCCGCGACGACGCGCTTGCGGCGCGCCTGCAAAGCGCGATCGACAACAAGACCAAGCCGCTCGGCGCGCTGGGCCGGCTCGAGAGCCTGGCCTTGCGGATCGGGGTGGTGCTGGGCAGCGAAACGCCCGTGCTCGAAGCGCCGCAGATGCTGGTGTGCGCGGGCGACCACGGGCTGGCGGCGCGCGGTGTCTCGGCATTTCCGAGCGACGTGACCTGGCAGATGGTCGAGAACTTCCTGGCCGGCGGCGCGGCCGTCAGCGTGCTGGCGCGCCAGCATGGGCTCGCACTCACGGTGGTCGACTGCGGCGTGCGGCGCGATTTCCAGGCGCGCCCCGGCCTGGTGTCGCGCCGGATCGCCGCCGGCACCGCCGACGCATCGGCCGGCCCGGCCATGACGGCCGCGCAGTGCGCCGAGGCCATCGCCAACGGCCGCGAGGTGGTGCGCGCGCTGCCCGGCAATGCGGTGCTGCTCGGCGAGATGGGCATCGGCAACAGTTCGGCAGCGGCCATGCTGCTCGCGCGGCTGGCGGGGCTCGACATCGATGCCTGCACCGGCGCCGGCACCGGCTTGGACGCCGAGGGATTGGCGCGCAAGCGCACCGTGCTGCGCGACGTGCTGGCGCTGCATGCATCGGCGGTGTCGCCGCTCGATGCACTGGCCGCATTCGGCGGTTTCGAAATCGCCACGCTGGTCGGCGCGGTGCTGCAGGCGGCACAGGAGCGCCGGGTGATCGTGGTCGATGGCTTCATTGCCAGCGCCGCGGTGCTGGTGGCGCAGGCGCTGCAGCCGCATGTGGCGCAGCGCTGCGTGGCGGCGCACAGTTCGGCGGAACCCGGACATGCACTGCTGCTGAAGCACCTCGGGCTCGAGCCGCTGCTGAACCTCGACCTGCGCCTTGGCGAAGGATCGGGTGGCGCGCTGGCCTGGCCGCTGCTCGAATCGGCCTGCCGCATCCTGCGCGAGATGGCCAGCTTCGAAGCGGCCGGCGTGTCGCGCAAGGACAGCTGA